The following proteins are co-located in the Carassius gibelio isolate Cgi1373 ecotype wild population from Czech Republic chromosome A9, carGib1.2-hapl.c, whole genome shotgun sequence genome:
- the LOC128019901 gene encoding protein O-mannosyl-transferase TMTC4 isoform X2, protein MVLSEPYWDHHIPLPKLGPLHSRLVTAFVALICFINSYNGDFVFDDSEAIINNKDLNPDTPLSNIWKNDFWGSNLSSNSSHKSYRPLTVLTFRINYLLAGGLHPIGFHMLNIALHCVISVLMIDVFAILIGGLVHDGRGVKHNCSPKASFLAALFFAAHPVHTESVAGIVGRADLLCALFFQLSFLVYCKAFQGGDKKFSVLWIFSSILLCAVAMLCKEQGITVLGVNAAFDILMVCNLDIYELAHRLLSRRKSADIGGLVSGGLLLRLALLFLGGSSLLYARWRIMGTGPPSFTEVDNPASFAENAILRIVNYNYYYSLNAWLLLCPWWLCFDWSMGCVPLIQSATDWRIVWPLLLWCCLMGLVYQALCSQDSNRRRTLTFGLVLLAIPFLPASNLFFRVGFVIAERVLYLSSAGYCLILAYTVGYCSFHWKKHKVHYNVGKNLADRGNQSAAVKYYREAVRLHPKYVHAMNNLGNILKERNELQEAEELLSSAVHIQPDFAAAWMNLGIVQNSLKKFDKAEQSYWNAIRFRKKYPDCYYNLGRLYADLNRSIDALNAWKNATMLKPDHSLAWNNMVILLDNTGNLAQAELIGKEALKILPKDHTIMFSLANVLGKQEKYKESEGFFLNALKINPNVASCHGNLAVLYHRWGKLDSAKRHYELSLRLDPSAPGTKENYNMLKRKLEQRQRTVG, encoded by the exons ATGGTGCTTTCTGAGCCTTACTGGGATCATCACATCCCCCTGCCAAAACTGGGACCCTTGCACTCCCGGTTGGTCACTGCCTTTGTTGCCCTGATCTGTTTCATAAACAGCTATAATGGGGACTTTGTCTTTGATGATTCAGAAGCCATCATCAATAACAAG GATTTGAATCCTGACACTCCTTTGAGTAACATCTGGAAAAATGACTTTTGGGGAAGTAACTTAAGTAGCAACTCCAGTCACAAATCCTACCGGCCGCTGACCGTCCTGACCTTCAG GATCAACTACCTCTTGGCTGGTGGACTGCATCCGATTGGCTTCCACATGCTCAACATTGCCCTGCACTGTGTTATTTCTGTGTTAATGATCGATGTGTTTGCAATATTAATTGGCGGCCTGGTTCACGATGGAAGAGGAGTGAAACACAATTGTTCCCCAAAAGCTTCCTTCCTGGCTGCACTCTTCTTTGCTGCACATCCAGTTCACACGGAAAGT GTGGCTGGCATTGTTGGCAGAGCAGATTTGTTGTGTGCCCTCTTTTTTCAGCTCTCTTTTCTGGTTTACTGCAAAGCCTTTCAAG GTGGTGATAAAAAGTTCTCTGTGTTGTGGATATTTAGCAGCATTCTTCTTTGTGCTGTAGCCATGCTCTGCAAGGAGCAAGGCATTACGGTTTTG GGAGTGAATGCCGCTTTTGATATTCTCATGGTTTGTAATCTGGATATCTATGAGCTTGCTCACCGGCTGCTGTCCAGGAGAAAATCAGCTGAT ATTGGTGGATTGGTGAGTGGTGGTTTGCTTCTGAGGTTGGCTCTTCTCTTTCTTGGTGGTTCCTCTCTTTTGTACGCGAGGTGGAGAATCATGGGAACTGGGCCTCCATCTTTCACTGAGGTGGATAACCCAGCATCCTTTGCTGAAAATGCCATCTTGAGG ATTGTGAACTATAATTACTACTACTCCTTGAATGCCTGGTTACTGCTGTGTCCCTGGTGGCTGTGTTTTGATTGGTCAATGGGCTGTGTGCCTCTGATTCAATCAGCAACTGACTGGAGGATTGTCTGGCCTCTTTTGCTGTGGTGCTGTCTGATGGGCTTGGTATACCAAGCTCTGTGCTCACAGGACAGCAATAGAAGAAG GACTCTGACATTTGGCCTGGTACTGCTGGCGATTCCATTCCTGCCAGCCAGTAATCTGTTCTTCAGGGTGGGGTTTGTGATAGCCGAGCGGGTGCTGTACCTCTCCTCAGCGGGCTACTGCCTCATTTTGGCCTACACTGTGGGCTACTGTAGCTTCCACTGGAAGAAACACAAG GTGCATTATAACGTTGGCAAAAACCTTGCTGACAGAGGCAACCAGAGTGCTGCAGTCAAGTACTACAGAGAGGCAGtgag ATTACACCCCAAGTACGTCCATGCCATGAACAATCTTGGCAATATATTAAAGGAAAGAAATGAGTTACAGGAAGCTGAAGAGCTCCTGTCATCTGCGGTTCATATCCA GCCTGATTTTGCTGCAGCTTGGATGAATTTGGGTATTGTGCAGAACAGTCTGAAAAAGTTTGACAAGGCTGAACAGAGCTATTGGAATGCAATTCGATTCAGGAAAAAATACCCAGACTGTTATTACAACTTGGGACGTTTG TATGCAGACCTGAACCGCAGCATTGATGCGCTGAACGCCTGGAAGAACGCCACCATGCTGAAGCCTGACCACAGTCTGGCGTGGAACAACATGGTCATATTGTTAGACAACACTG GCAATCTGGCTCAGGCTGAGCTAATTGGAAAGGAAGCATTAAAGATATTGCCAAAAGATCACACCATCATGTTCTCCCTCGCCAATGTCCTTGGGAAACAGGAAAAGTACAAG GAGTCGGAAGGATTCTTTCTTAATGCTCTAAAGATCAACCCAAACGTTGCCAGTTGCCATGGTAATCTTG CTGTTCTTTATCACCGCTGGGGAAAACTAGACTCAGCAAAGCGGCACTATGAACTGTCTCTTCGACTGGATCCCAGCGCTCCAGGGACCAAGGAAAACTACAACATGCTAAAACGCAAACTAGAACAGCGGCAAAGGACTGTTGGATAA
- the LOC128019901 gene encoding protein O-mannosyl-transferase TMTC4 isoform X1: MVLSEPYWDHHIPLPKLGPLHSRLVTAFVALICFINSYNGDFVFDDSEAIINNKDLNPDTPLSNIWKNDFWGSNLSSNSSHKSYRPLTVLTFRINYLLAGGLHPIGFHMLNIALHCVISVLMIDVFAILIGGLVHDGRGVKHNCSPKASFLAALFFAAHPVHTESVAGIVGRADLLCALFFQLSFLVYCKAFQGGDKKFSVLWIFSSILLCAVAMLCKEQGITVLGVNAAFDILMVCNLDIYELAHRLLSRRKSADIGGLVSGGLLLRLALLFLGGSSLLYARWRIMGTGPPSFTEVDNPASFAENAILRIVNYNYYYSLNAWLLLCPWWLCFDWSMGCVPLIQSATDWRIVWPLLLWCCLMGLVYQALCSQDSNRRRTLTFGLVLLAIPFLPASNLFFRVGFVIAERVLYLSSAGYCLILAYTVGYCSFHWKKHKRLLRAATLMLLCVNVARSAQRSQHWRSEQSLFTSALSVCPLNAKVHYNVGKNLADRGNQSAAVKYYREAVRLHPKYVHAMNNLGNILKERNELQEAEELLSSAVHIQPDFAAAWMNLGIVQNSLKKFDKAEQSYWNAIRFRKKYPDCYYNLGRLYADLNRSIDALNAWKNATMLKPDHSLAWNNMVILLDNTGNLAQAELIGKEALKILPKDHTIMFSLANVLGKQEKYKESEGFFLNALKINPNVASCHGNLAVLYHRWGKLDSAKRHYELSLRLDPSAPGTKENYNMLKRKLEQRQRTVG, from the exons ATGGTGCTTTCTGAGCCTTACTGGGATCATCACATCCCCCTGCCAAAACTGGGACCCTTGCACTCCCGGTTGGTCACTGCCTTTGTTGCCCTGATCTGTTTCATAAACAGCTATAATGGGGACTTTGTCTTTGATGATTCAGAAGCCATCATCAATAACAAG GATTTGAATCCTGACACTCCTTTGAGTAACATCTGGAAAAATGACTTTTGGGGAAGTAACTTAAGTAGCAACTCCAGTCACAAATCCTACCGGCCGCTGACCGTCCTGACCTTCAG GATCAACTACCTCTTGGCTGGTGGACTGCATCCGATTGGCTTCCACATGCTCAACATTGCCCTGCACTGTGTTATTTCTGTGTTAATGATCGATGTGTTTGCAATATTAATTGGCGGCCTGGTTCACGATGGAAGAGGAGTGAAACACAATTGTTCCCCAAAAGCTTCCTTCCTGGCTGCACTCTTCTTTGCTGCACATCCAGTTCACACGGAAAGT GTGGCTGGCATTGTTGGCAGAGCAGATTTGTTGTGTGCCCTCTTTTTTCAGCTCTCTTTTCTGGTTTACTGCAAAGCCTTTCAAG GTGGTGATAAAAAGTTCTCTGTGTTGTGGATATTTAGCAGCATTCTTCTTTGTGCTGTAGCCATGCTCTGCAAGGAGCAAGGCATTACGGTTTTG GGAGTGAATGCCGCTTTTGATATTCTCATGGTTTGTAATCTGGATATCTATGAGCTTGCTCACCGGCTGCTGTCCAGGAGAAAATCAGCTGAT ATTGGTGGATTGGTGAGTGGTGGTTTGCTTCTGAGGTTGGCTCTTCTCTTTCTTGGTGGTTCCTCTCTTTTGTACGCGAGGTGGAGAATCATGGGAACTGGGCCTCCATCTTTCACTGAGGTGGATAACCCAGCATCCTTTGCTGAAAATGCCATCTTGAGG ATTGTGAACTATAATTACTACTACTCCTTGAATGCCTGGTTACTGCTGTGTCCCTGGTGGCTGTGTTTTGATTGGTCAATGGGCTGTGTGCCTCTGATTCAATCAGCAACTGACTGGAGGATTGTCTGGCCTCTTTTGCTGTGGTGCTGTCTGATGGGCTTGGTATACCAAGCTCTGTGCTCACAGGACAGCAATAGAAGAAG GACTCTGACATTTGGCCTGGTACTGCTGGCGATTCCATTCCTGCCAGCCAGTAATCTGTTCTTCAGGGTGGGGTTTGTGATAGCCGAGCGGGTGCTGTACCTCTCCTCAGCGGGCTACTGCCTCATTTTGGCCTACACTGTGGGCTACTGTAGCTTCCACTGGAAGAAACACAAG AGGCTGCTGAGAGCGGCCACGTTGATGCTGCTGTGTGTGAACGTGGCTCGCTCTGCACAGCGCAGTCAACACTGGAGGTCTGAACAGAGTCTCTTCACCAGCGCCCTGTCTGTCTGCCCGCTCAATGCCAAG GTGCATTATAACGTTGGCAAAAACCTTGCTGACAGAGGCAACCAGAGTGCTGCAGTCAAGTACTACAGAGAGGCAGtgag ATTACACCCCAAGTACGTCCATGCCATGAACAATCTTGGCAATATATTAAAGGAAAGAAATGAGTTACAGGAAGCTGAAGAGCTCCTGTCATCTGCGGTTCATATCCA GCCTGATTTTGCTGCAGCTTGGATGAATTTGGGTATTGTGCAGAACAGTCTGAAAAAGTTTGACAAGGCTGAACAGAGCTATTGGAATGCAATTCGATTCAGGAAAAAATACCCAGACTGTTATTACAACTTGGGACGTTTG TATGCAGACCTGAACCGCAGCATTGATGCGCTGAACGCCTGGAAGAACGCCACCATGCTGAAGCCTGACCACAGTCTGGCGTGGAACAACATGGTCATATTGTTAGACAACACTG GCAATCTGGCTCAGGCTGAGCTAATTGGAAAGGAAGCATTAAAGATATTGCCAAAAGATCACACCATCATGTTCTCCCTCGCCAATGTCCTTGGGAAACAGGAAAAGTACAAG GAGTCGGAAGGATTCTTTCTTAATGCTCTAAAGATCAACCCAAACGTTGCCAGTTGCCATGGTAATCTTG CTGTTCTTTATCACCGCTGGGGAAAACTAGACTCAGCAAAGCGGCACTATGAACTGTCTCTTCGACTGGATCCCAGCGCTCCAGGGACCAAGGAAAACTACAACATGCTAAAACGCAAACTAGAACAGCGGCAAAGGACTGTTGGATAA
- the LOC128019901 gene encoding protein O-mannosyl-transferase TMTC4 isoform X3 has product MVLSEPYWDHHIPLPKLGPLHSRLVTAFVALICFINSYNGDFVFDDSEAIINNKDLNPDTPLSNIWKNDFWGSNLSSNSSHKSYRPLTVLTFRINYLLAGGLHPIGFHMLNIALHCVISVLMIDVFAILIGGLVHDGRGVKHNCSPKASFLAALFFAAHPVHTESVAGIVGRADLLCALFFQLSFLVYCKAFQGGDKKFSVLWIFSSILLCAVAMLCKEQGITVLGVNAAFDILMVCNLDIYELAHRLLSRRKSADIGGLVSGGLLLRLALLFLGGSSLLYARWRIMGTGPPSFTEVDNPASFAENAILRIVNYNYYYSLNAWLLLCPWWLCFDWSMGCVPLIQSATDWRIVWPLLLWCCLMGLVYQALCSQDSNRRRTLTFGLVLLAIPFLPASNLFFRVGFVIAERVLYLSSAGYCLILAYTVGYCSFHWKKHKRLLRAATLMLLCVNVARSAQRSQHWRSEQSLFTSALSVCPLNAKVHYNVGKNLADRGNQSAAVKYYREAVRLHPKYVHAMNNLGNILKERNELQEAEELLSSAVHIQPDFAAAWMNLGIVQNSLKKFDKAEQSYWNAIRFRKKYPDCYYNLGRLGGFGLGL; this is encoded by the exons ATGGTGCTTTCTGAGCCTTACTGGGATCATCACATCCCCCTGCCAAAACTGGGACCCTTGCACTCCCGGTTGGTCACTGCCTTTGTTGCCCTGATCTGTTTCATAAACAGCTATAATGGGGACTTTGTCTTTGATGATTCAGAAGCCATCATCAATAACAAG GATTTGAATCCTGACACTCCTTTGAGTAACATCTGGAAAAATGACTTTTGGGGAAGTAACTTAAGTAGCAACTCCAGTCACAAATCCTACCGGCCGCTGACCGTCCTGACCTTCAG GATCAACTACCTCTTGGCTGGTGGACTGCATCCGATTGGCTTCCACATGCTCAACATTGCCCTGCACTGTGTTATTTCTGTGTTAATGATCGATGTGTTTGCAATATTAATTGGCGGCCTGGTTCACGATGGAAGAGGAGTGAAACACAATTGTTCCCCAAAAGCTTCCTTCCTGGCTGCACTCTTCTTTGCTGCACATCCAGTTCACACGGAAAGT GTGGCTGGCATTGTTGGCAGAGCAGATTTGTTGTGTGCCCTCTTTTTTCAGCTCTCTTTTCTGGTTTACTGCAAAGCCTTTCAAG GTGGTGATAAAAAGTTCTCTGTGTTGTGGATATTTAGCAGCATTCTTCTTTGTGCTGTAGCCATGCTCTGCAAGGAGCAAGGCATTACGGTTTTG GGAGTGAATGCCGCTTTTGATATTCTCATGGTTTGTAATCTGGATATCTATGAGCTTGCTCACCGGCTGCTGTCCAGGAGAAAATCAGCTGAT ATTGGTGGATTGGTGAGTGGTGGTTTGCTTCTGAGGTTGGCTCTTCTCTTTCTTGGTGGTTCCTCTCTTTTGTACGCGAGGTGGAGAATCATGGGAACTGGGCCTCCATCTTTCACTGAGGTGGATAACCCAGCATCCTTTGCTGAAAATGCCATCTTGAGG ATTGTGAACTATAATTACTACTACTCCTTGAATGCCTGGTTACTGCTGTGTCCCTGGTGGCTGTGTTTTGATTGGTCAATGGGCTGTGTGCCTCTGATTCAATCAGCAACTGACTGGAGGATTGTCTGGCCTCTTTTGCTGTGGTGCTGTCTGATGGGCTTGGTATACCAAGCTCTGTGCTCACAGGACAGCAATAGAAGAAG GACTCTGACATTTGGCCTGGTACTGCTGGCGATTCCATTCCTGCCAGCCAGTAATCTGTTCTTCAGGGTGGGGTTTGTGATAGCCGAGCGGGTGCTGTACCTCTCCTCAGCGGGCTACTGCCTCATTTTGGCCTACACTGTGGGCTACTGTAGCTTCCACTGGAAGAAACACAAG AGGCTGCTGAGAGCGGCCACGTTGATGCTGCTGTGTGTGAACGTGGCTCGCTCTGCACAGCGCAGTCAACACTGGAGGTCTGAACAGAGTCTCTTCACCAGCGCCCTGTCTGTCTGCCCGCTCAATGCCAAG GTGCATTATAACGTTGGCAAAAACCTTGCTGACAGAGGCAACCAGAGTGCTGCAGTCAAGTACTACAGAGAGGCAGtgag ATTACACCCCAAGTACGTCCATGCCATGAACAATCTTGGCAATATATTAAAGGAAAGAAATGAGTTACAGGAAGCTGAAGAGCTCCTGTCATCTGCGGTTCATATCCA GCCTGATTTTGCTGCAGCTTGGATGAATTTGGGTATTGTGCAGAACAGTCTGAAAAAGTTTGACAAGGCTGAACAGAGCTATTGGAATGCAATTCGATTCAGGAAAAAATACCCAGACTGTTATTACAACTTGGGACGTTTG GGTGGTTTTGGTCTTGGGCTATAA